A window of the Streptomyces griseochromogenes genome harbors these coding sequences:
- a CDS encoding transposase — MPGWIRGRRGRREVHCHRAILDTIRYLVDNGVKWRAMPADFPPWDRVYAFFRRWRDHGLAKEFHDGCGRGSARGRGGMRSRARA; from the coding sequence GTGCCTGGCTGGATACGCGGCCGAAGAGGCCGGCGGGAGGTGCACTGCCACCGGGCGATACTCGACACGATCCGCTACCTGGTCGACAACGGCGTCAAGTGGCGGGCTATGCCCGCCGACTTCCCGCCGTGGGACCGGGTCTACGCGTTCTTCCGCCGCTGGCGTGACCACGGCCTGGCCAAGGAGTTCCACGACGGCTGCGGGCGAGGGTCCGCGAGAGGGAGGGGCGGGATGCGGAGCCGAGCGCGGGCGTGA
- a CDS encoding transposase, whose translation MIDSQSVKADAVVGSDSRGFDGGKLVNGRKRHVVVDTLGLLLGVMVTAADTGDRAAAQVPLGQVADAHHRLALVWADGGYTGSLVEHCLAAFALILAIVKRSDDMRGFVVLPKRWIVERLFAHLMRSRRLARDYERRTTSAEAMIYWSMTLLMTRRLARPHPGRG comes from the coding sequence GTGATCGACTCGCAGTCGGTCAAGGCGGACGCCGTCGTCGGCTCCGACAGCCGCGGCTTCGACGGCGGCAAGCTGGTCAACGGGCGCAAGCGGCACGTCGTGGTCGACACGCTCGGCCTGCTGCTCGGCGTGATGGTCACCGCGGCGGACACCGGCGACCGCGCCGCCGCACAGGTCCCGCTCGGGCAGGTGGCCGACGCGCACCACCGCCTCGCCCTCGTCTGGGCCGACGGCGGCTACACCGGCAGCCTCGTCGAGCACTGCCTGGCCGCGTTCGCGCTGATCCTGGCGATCGTCAAACGCAGCGACGACATGCGCGGCTTCGTAGTGCTGCCCAAACGGTGGATCGTCGAGCGCCTCTTCGCCCACCTGATGCGCAGCCGCCGCCTGGCCCGCGACTACGAGCGCCGCACCACCAGCGCCGAAGCGATGATCTACTGGTCGATGACCCTGCTCATGACCCGCCGCCTGGCCCGGCCACACCCCGGGCGAGGATGA
- a CDS encoding amino acid permease, translated as MPATSKAAVTPAAPVALRGRSPRRSVLFFAFAFAVIADPVSSVAYAIEAALRALHGDLALLLPTMSLVIGLVVVVTANYWQLVRRFPKGGGAAAAAGRAFGPRWTFLPIGALVVDFVLTIGISIAAAASAVIALFPGLAPVRIPLALVLLLVVAGLTWFGHGGRLLFAFMTVAFVVISVAVLILGFAAPHTTGHATSTANPGHPAMLAVVLAFPVAMALATGIEAPSTAIAQLGQLDDTHRRRFGRGTLALLVVIVGGLTLALTALAVQLHIGIPGTDSTQIADIAHAAAGPGWLYEAFQLTSSLLLLAAASSSFQAGPGLLKALSGTPEQPGVLPTVLGRSNRHHTPYWSVVVYLAAAALIIVAAAGQEQELVLFYAVAVFVSFLVGLLAMTRFARTERKPALAWLNGIAAAAVAFTLVVNLLRGWPVLSLVATVLIAAGLYVRWNRAGQPTGIEDVEAQAETA; from the coding sequence GTGCCTGCCACCAGCAAGGCCGCCGTCACACCGGCAGCCCCTGTTGCGCTTCGCGGACGTTCCCCGCGCCGCTCCGTTCTCTTCTTCGCGTTCGCCTTCGCGGTGATCGCCGACCCCGTCTCCTCCGTCGCCTACGCGATCGAGGCGGCGCTGCGTGCACTGCACGGGGACCTGGCACTTCTGCTGCCCACGATGAGCCTGGTGATCGGGCTCGTCGTCGTGGTCACCGCCAACTACTGGCAGCTCGTGCGCCGCTTCCCCAAGGGCGGCGGTGCAGCCGCGGCCGCAGGCCGGGCGTTCGGGCCACGCTGGACGTTCCTGCCCATCGGCGCGCTGGTCGTCGACTTCGTACTCACCATCGGCATCTCTATCGCGGCCGCCGCCAGCGCGGTGATAGCCCTGTTCCCGGGACTCGCCCCCGTCCGCATCCCGCTCGCCCTGGTGCTGCTGCTCGTGGTGGCCGGGCTGACCTGGTTCGGGCACGGCGGGCGCCTGCTGTTCGCATTCATGACCGTGGCGTTCGTCGTGATCTCCGTGGCCGTGCTGATCCTCGGCTTCGCCGCACCCCACACCACCGGCCACGCGACCTCGACCGCCAACCCCGGCCACCCGGCGATGCTCGCGGTGGTCCTCGCCTTCCCGGTCGCAATGGCCCTGGCCACCGGCATCGAGGCCCCGTCGACCGCCATCGCCCAGCTCGGCCAGCTCGACGACACCCACCGCCGCCGCTTCGGCCGCGGCACCCTCGCCCTGCTGGTGGTGATCGTCGGCGGCCTCACCCTGGCCCTGACCGCACTCGCCGTGCAGTTGCACATCGGCATCCCGGGAACCGACTCCACCCAGATCGCCGACATCGCCCACGCAGCTGCCGGACCGGGCTGGCTGTACGAAGCCTTCCAGCTGACCAGCTCACTGCTGCTGCTCGCCGCCGCCAGCTCCTCCTTCCAGGCCGGCCCCGGCCTGTTGAAGGCCCTGTCCGGTACGCCCGAGCAGCCGGGCGTGCTGCCGACGGTGCTCGGCCGGAGCAACCGCCACCACACGCCGTACTGGTCCGTGGTGGTCTACCTGGCCGCAGCCGCACTCATCATCGTCGCGGCGGCCGGCCAGGAGCAGGAACTCGTCCTCTTCTACGCCGTCGCCGTCTTCGTGAGCTTCCTGGTCGGCCTGCTCGCCATGACCCGCTTCGCTCGCACCGAGCGCAAGCCCGCCCTGGCCTGGCTCAACGGGATCGCCGCAGCGGCCGTGGCGTTCACCCTGGTGGTGAACCTGCTGCGCGGCTGGCCCGTGCTGTCCCTGGTGGCCACTGTGCTCATCGCCGCGGGCCTGTACGTCCGCTGGAACCGGGCCGGGCAGCCCACTGGCATCGAGGACGTCGAGGCCCAGGCGGAGACTGCCTGA